A single genomic interval of Hevea brasiliensis isolate MT/VB/25A 57/8 chromosome 4, ASM3005281v1, whole genome shotgun sequence harbors:
- the LOC110654144 gene encoding glyoxylase I 4, which produces MAVAKGASLNHVSRESSDVRRLANFYKEIFGFEEIESPNFGEFKVIWLNLPQAFSLHLIERSPTTKLPEGPYSAASPVLDPSHLPRGHHICFSVSNFDSFVQTLKDKGIETFQRSVPGRPIRQVFFFDPDGNGLEVASRDE; this is translated from the exons ATGGCAGTAGCAAAAGGAGCTTCCCTCAACCATGTCTCCAGAGAATCCTCCGATGTTAGACGCCTCGCCAACTTCTACAAAGAG ATCTTTGGTTTTGAGGAGATAGAGAGTCCAAATTTCGGGGAGTTCAAGGTGATATGGCTGAATCTCCctcaagctttctctctccacctaATTGAGAGAAGCCCCACCACGAAGCTTCCAGAAGGGCCCTACAGCGCTGCCTCACCGGTTCTTGATCCCAGTCATCTCCCCAGAGGCCATCATATCTGCTTCTCCGTTTCCAATTTCGATTCCTTCGTCCAAACTCTCAAG GATAAGGGAATTGAAACTTTCCAAAGGTCTGTTCCTGGTCGTCCAATTAGGcaggtcttcttctttgatccggaTG GTAATGGATTAGAAGTTGCAAGTCGTGATGAATAG
- the LOC110654110 gene encoding UDP-glycosyltransferase 89B2-like, with protein MGSTGTHILVFPYPAQGHMIPILDLTNQLATTGLTITILVTPKNLPLLHPILSTHPSIKTLVLPFPPHPSIPPGLENAKDLPANYVPFIMQALGELYEPLLNWFKSHPSPPSAIISDMFLGWTQHLACRLNIRRIVFSPSGAMALSVIYSLWRDMPKVDQNDHQLIFFSKIPNCPTFPLCQVSPMYRRYIAGDPLSQFIKDGFQADIASWGLVFNSFTELECVYLDHLRKELGHDRVWAVGPLLPPKYDAPKTKVRVGPTPVSVEGVMTFLDTCKDHSVVYICFGSQTVLTNHQMEELASGLEKSGIHFIWCLKEPTRAHDGGGYGKIPLGFENSVVGRGLIIRGWVSQVLILSHRAIGAFLTHCGWNSILEGIVAGVPMLAWPMGADQFTNATLLVDVLKVGIRVCDGANTVPNSEKLAQMLVQSVSKNPVERGRAEQLSWAAFDAIKGGCSVKDFESLVNHLVA; from the coding sequence ATGGGCAGTACTGGAACACACATTTTGGTCTTCCCTTATCCAGCTCAAGGACACATGATACCCATATTAGACCTAACCAACCAGTTAGCCACCACTGGCCTAACCATTACCATCTTGGTCACCCCAAAAAACCTCCCTCTCTTACACCCTATCCTCTCCACACACCCATCAATCAAAACTCTAGTCCTTCCTTTCCCTCCACACCCTTCAATCCCACCTGGGTTGGAGAACGCCAAGGACTTGCCTGCAAACTATGTTCCTTTCATAATGCAAGCTCTGGGTGAACTCTATGAACCCTTGCTCAACTGGTTCAAATCTCACCCTTCTCCGCCCTCAGCAATAATATCTGATATGTTCCTTGGATGGACCCAGCACCTGGCCTGTCGGCTCAACATCCGCCGTATCGTGTTCTCACCTTCAGGTGCCATGGCGTTATCCGTTATTTATTCCCTGTGGCGCGATATGCCTAAGGTAGACCAGAATGATCACCAGTTGATCTTCTTTTCGAAGATTCCGAATTGTCCAACATTCCCATTGTGTCAGGTTTCTCCTATGTACCGGAGATACATTGCAGGGGATCCACTTTCGCAATTTATCAAGGATGGGTTTCAAGCTGATATAGCGAGTTGGGGTCTTGTTTTCAACTCATTCACTGAGTTGGAATGCGTTTATTTGGATCATTTGAGGAAGGAGTTGGGTCATGATCGTGTGTGGGCAGTAGGACCTTTACTTCCTCCTAAATATGATGCACCTAAGACTAAAGTGAGAGTTGGGCCTACCCCTGTTTCTGTAGAAGGTGTAATGACTTTTCTTGACACGTGTAAGGATCACAGTGTGGTTTATATCTGTTTTGGGAGTCAAACTGTGTTGACAAATCATCAGATGGAAGAGCTTGCTTCAGGATTGGAAAAGAGTGGGATCCACTTCATATGGTGTTTGAAGGAACCCACAAGGGCGCACGATGGAGGAGGGTATGGCAAGATTCCATTAGGATTTGAAAACAGCGTCGTTGGGAGGGGACTTATAATAAGGGGATGGGTCTCACAAGTTTTGATTCTGAGTCACCGAGCTATTGGTGCATTCTTGACTCACTGTGGTTGGAACTCGATCCTCGAAGGGATAGTAGCTGGAGTACCAATGCTGGCTTGGCCCATGGGAGCTgaccaatttaccaatgctactTTATTAGTTGATGTTTTGAAGGTGGGTATAAGGGTGTGTGACGGTGCTAATACTGTGCCTAACTCCGAAAAGTTGGCGCAAATGCTAGTGCAATCGGTGAGTAAGAACCCAGTTGAAAGAGGTCGAGCTGAGCAACTTAGTTGGGCTGCATTTGATGCTATTAAAGGTGGGTGTTCCGTGAAAGATTttgagagtttggtgaaccatctAGTCGCATAA